GTGGGGCTCGGCCAACAAAGGGTCTTCTGGATTTTTCTTGCCTAAATATTTCGGAATAATCCGCCAATTAATTTCGTCCTTGCCTGATGGGGGCATCTCCCCGACTCCCACTTTGAGCGCGCCAACTAATTTACGAGCGAAATCCGATTTCTGGCTATATATCTCAAAAAGACGCGAATGCCAATTTACTTCATAAATGTAATGAAGAATCATAAAAAATAGATAAAGCATTTCATTCGGACCGCTCGCGCCAGTCGGGATAATAAAAACCATCCCCGCTTCTTTAAGATGGCTCATGTGGTGGAGTTTGTTGCCAAAAAAATTTTTGCCAAGCCCTGTCCACCTTTCCGGCAAAACCATAACTTTTATTTCTCTCTTTTCAAAATCATCTTTTTTGAGTTCGCTATATGGTTTAAAAAAAACATTGTTCAGCCATTCCCCGTCCTCCGCGAACCTCAAAGCGGAAAAAATTTCAAAGCAATCCTCTTTTTCAATCATTTTATCAATGTCGCTGCCATAGCCCAAACTATTCATAATTTGCTTAGGAGGATTTAGTTTAAGCAGTTCTTCGGCTTTTTCTTTTTTAAGGTAAAATCCATTTAAATTGCCCGTTAATTCGCCGGTAGCGTGAATTAAACTGCGACAACCAGCTGCTGTCATGAGGTCTGGCTTTTGAAAATGTTCAAAAAGAGATTGATTTGTTTTTTTTGTTTTCTTTATAAGCGCCTGATAAACCTCTTCCGCTTGAATATCAAAAAAATTCTCATCCGCTCCAAACCCTAAGCCAACCAATGATTGCCTAACTTTATGCTCGTTCTCGCGAACAATACTTTCTATAACCCCCTCTTTCCCGCTCGCCCGCCCCATTACCTTCTCCAAATCCAAAACAACCTTCTCGGATGTCCCCAATAACTTCGCTAATTGTAAAACTTCCGTCCGCATAAAATTAATATTTTAATGTATTACAACTTTGACTTTTTCCCACTCTCCCCATTCGCCCCTTTTTAAGAGGCCGTTGGTGGCGCCCATTTTTTGGACGACTGATGTGGCGTTGGCAGTCGCTAATTGGATGGCGTAAGAAATATCTTCTTTTTCAATCCAGCCCGCGACAAAAGCAGCGCTAAAAGCGTCTCCTGCGCCGGTGCGGTCAACTAATCCCGATTTTGGAATACCGGCTGAATATATTTTTTTGCCGTCCGAGACAACCACTCCCTCGGGGCCTTTTGTCATAACCGCAATTCCTTTAACTAATTTATCTAATTTCTTAAAAATTTCTTCTTCATTCTTAAAATCAACTTGAGTTAAAAGAGAGGCCTCTTCTTGATTAACTATTAAAATATCAACTTTATCAAGCAAAGCGCGCGTTTTCTCCAACCCTTCGCCTAACTGGCTTTCGCCAACCGGACTTGCGGCTATTTTAATCTTGTTTTCCACGGCAAAATCAAACAAGGCGCCAAGCGATTTATACGCCTCGCCCGATAAAGAACCAGCGTAAATCCATTTTGTTTTAATTTTTTCAAACGGA
This genomic stretch from Patescibacteria group bacterium harbors:
- a CDS encoding carbohydrate kinase family protein, encoding MEYDIITLGSATQDIFMSSKNLKVIESEKFITKKGLCVPLGSKMKVDSVHFAMGGCGTNAAVTFARQGLKTAYLGLVGKDYPGQMIKDELAAQGVSTDLLIETDKYPTAFSVILSLPETERSILKKLGACHEMTEQDIPFEKIKTKWIYAGSLSGEAYKSLGALFDFAVENKIKIAASPVGESQLGEGLEKTRALLDKVDILIVNQEEASLLTQVDFKNEEEIFKKLDKLVKGIAVMTKGPEGVVVSDGKKIYSAGIPKSGLVDRTGAGDAFSAAFVAGWIEKEDISYAIQLATANATSVVQKMGATNGLLKRGEWGEWEKVKVVIH